The following are from one region of the bacterium genome:
- a CDS encoding ABC transporter permease, translating to MRQLFYLLQKEFWQFRKDPAMMRVILVVPIVQMLILSYAANTDLKEMRMIVIDYDRTIESRKLVETFYSSNYFKPAEETANSFSAATRELDHGNTDVILTIPSGYSRAITNSKAQLGLTVDGTNSNIAGLGSGYAAQIIAETNKKLMQERKDKGLLPDGMDVAIQPVVRIWFNPETNVKMFMVPGILVMLITTISGMLSGVAIVKEKEIGTIELLLVAPLSRWQIIAGKLIPFFILSFVVMGIGLTVGMLWFKVPFAGSVLTLIVGSSLYLGVTLAVGLFVSTFSSTQMQAMFSVWFFLIFGILTSGFFFPVENMPEWLQKLTLLNPMRYMMEIVRSVLLKGATFHHLTFQLLALGALAITTFSFAVARFKQQLD from the coding sequence GTGCGACAACTATTCTATCTCTTACAAAAAGAGTTTTGGCAATTCCGCAAAGACCCGGCGATGATGCGGGTAATATTGGTTGTACCCATCGTGCAGATGTTGATTCTCTCTTATGCTGCGAACACCGATTTGAAAGAGATGCGGATGATTGTCATCGATTACGACCGCACAATTGAGAGTCGAAAACTGGTCGAGACGTTTTATTCCTCGAATTATTTTAAACCCGCTGAGGAAACCGCTAATAGTTTCTCAGCAGCGACCCGAGAACTTGATCACGGAAACACCGATGTGATTCTTACGATTCCCAGCGGTTATTCCCGTGCGATAACCAATAGCAAAGCACAGTTGGGACTCACCGTCGATGGCACCAACTCAAACATCGCCGGGCTTGGCAGCGGCTATGCGGCACAAATCATTGCTGAGACAAACAAGAAACTTATGCAGGAACGCAAAGACAAGGGACTACTGCCGGATGGGATGGATGTCGCGATTCAACCGGTGGTACGCATCTGGTTTAATCCAGAAACGAATGTAAAGATGTTTATGGTGCCCGGCATTCTGGTTATGCTCATTACAACAATTTCAGGAATGCTCAGCGGCGTCGCCATTGTGAAAGAGAAGGAAATTGGAACAATAGAATTGCTGTTGGTCGCGCCGCTCTCGCGTTGGCAAATCATCGCGGGAAAACTTATTCCGTTCTTTATTCTCTCATTTGTCGTGATGGGCATCGGCTTGACGGTTGGGATGTTGTGGTTTAAAGTTCCCTTTGCTGGATCGGTATTAACATTGATTGTAGGCTCCTCTCTTTATCTCGGTGTTACCCTTGCTGTCGGGCTATTTGTATCGACTTTTTCTTCTACGCAAATGCAAGCGATGTTTTCCGTTTGGTTTTTTTTAATATTTGGGATTCTCACCAGCGGATTCTTCTTTCCAGTCGAAAATATGCCGGAGTGGTTGCAGAAATTGACACTGCTGAATCCGATGCGATACATGATGGAAATCGTCCGCTCGGTGCTGCTTAAAGGGGCGACATTTCATCACCTCACCTTTCAATTGCTCGCACTTGGCGCTTTGGCGATTACTACATTTTCCTTTGCGGTAGCGCGTTTCAAGCAGCAGTTGGATTAA
- a CDS encoding T9SS type A sorting domain-containing protein, which produces MKLNVIATTLLVASLCATAFAVTHKVDPRVDINRKSTAITGYEAAPAVDQVRPTDPSLPGLPMIDMVGDTFRAGRTWYEGQHNGTIGRMLEIDTLTGYVHMFWTNGIDSLASGRQIYYNVFDPSNSTWLFGANGQQVAPQTVTRSGFTTMGMLGGIPFPSFHETNPRATGITTSNVYHDIESGVGAFISDNPMPYVTGVSAIWPRISVGRNGAVHVVTSESTPAAGDPQRQWYHRGVYDPLNTTITWSAPVVLPDVTQNIAAEVTASRLTNKAAIAWMRPMGLDVVPPLGDYDQVSNNVVYVESQDGAAWNFSNFNYITRWRDPNASLLPDTVAANQDTFRAYNDVNLVYSQNDVLYAAFTTGLFYRWDTHQTDSLGQTSPQDSSYYVWGHCWFWRADDPNRITMAVNGGNYWSDIYANPGAWNRTAHRPNLSIAPNGDIYMVYAGHWDWNDSTMAQDVSLAGECNFDIFVTKSTNGGYRWAEPTNITHTRSPDAAAGACWSEHWPSTNRWTNNYVHVSYIHDRDAGFILQTEGSWTLNDAKYHRVLTSSIPATPLLSRGQLMMWVGVNEPIATPELPKAFSIESNCPNPFNPSTDIVFTLNHQMEIKLAVYDIQGRQVAELSQGRLNAGKYKVTFDASDLTSGVYFARLTANGVTSTRKLTLLK; this is translated from the coding sequence ATGAAATTGAATGTGATCGCGACGACGCTGTTGGTGGCATCTTTATGCGCCACTGCGTTTGCAGTGACCCATAAAGTCGATCCCCGCGTTGATATAAACCGCAAGTCTACCGCTATCACAGGTTATGAAGCGGCACCTGCGGTTGATCAAGTGCGGCCGACCGACCCGTCTTTACCCGGTCTACCTATGATCGACATGGTTGGCGACACCTTCCGTGCCGGTAGAACCTGGTACGAAGGTCAGCATAATGGAACCATTGGTCGTATGCTGGAAATCGATACTCTGACCGGATATGTCCACATGTTTTGGACGAATGGCATCGATAGTCTTGCCAGTGGCCGACAGATATACTACAACGTGTTCGACCCATCAAACAGCACATGGCTGTTTGGTGCAAATGGACAACAAGTTGCGCCGCAAACGGTTACCCGTTCCGGCTTTACAACAATGGGTATGCTTGGTGGTATTCCATTCCCGTCATTCCATGAAACGAATCCGCGGGCAACGGGTATTACCACTTCTAATGTTTACCATGACATCGAGTCCGGAGTTGGTGCATTTATTTCCGACAATCCGATGCCCTATGTCACTGGTGTTTCGGCTATTTGGCCGCGCATTTCGGTTGGTCGCAATGGCGCAGTGCATGTAGTTACTAGTGAAAGCACACCTGCCGCTGGTGACCCGCAACGTCAATGGTATCATCGTGGCGTGTACGATCCGCTCAATACAACGATTACTTGGAGCGCGCCGGTCGTTTTGCCGGATGTTACTCAAAACATCGCAGCGGAAGTCACCGCATCCCGCCTTACCAATAAGGCAGCGATCGCATGGATGCGCCCGATGGGTCTTGATGTCGTTCCGCCGTTAGGCGATTACGATCAAGTTTCCAACAACGTTGTCTATGTTGAATCGCAGGATGGAGCCGCCTGGAACTTCTCGAACTTTAACTACATTACCCGCTGGCGAGATCCGAATGCGTCGTTGTTACCGGATACCGTTGCCGCAAATCAGGACACCTTCCGCGCATACAATGACGTCAATCTCGTCTACAGCCAGAACGATGTATTGTATGCAGCATTTACTACCGGTTTGTTCTATCGTTGGGATACTCACCAGACTGACTCGTTAGGTCAGACTTCCCCGCAAGACTCTTCTTACTATGTTTGGGGTCATTGCTGGTTCTGGCGAGCTGACGATCCGAACCGTATCACGATGGCTGTTAACGGTGGTAACTATTGGTCTGATATCTATGCGAATCCCGGCGCGTGGAACCGAACAGCACACCGACCGAATCTCTCGATTGCTCCGAACGGCGATATCTATATGGTTTATGCTGGACATTGGGATTGGAACGACTCAACGATGGCACAAGACGTTTCACTCGCTGGCGAGTGCAACTTCGATATCTTCGTAACCAAGTCAACCAATGGTGGTTATCGCTGGGCAGAGCCGACGAACATCACGCATACTCGTTCGCCGGATGCAGCAGCGGGTGCTTGCTGGTCGGAACATTGGCCGTCGACCAACCGTTGGACGAACAATTACGTTCATGTTTCTTACATTCACGATCGTGATGCCGGTTTCATTCTCCAAACCGAAGGTTCTTGGACTTTGAACGATGCGAAATATCACCGTGTATTAACGTCATCGATTCCAGCAACTCCGTTGCTTAGCCGCGGTCAGTTAATGATGTGGGTTGGCGTGAACGAACCGATTGCGACCCCGGAACTCCCGAAGGCGTTCTCAATCGAATCAAACTGCCCGAACCCCTTCAATCCGTCGACTGACATCGTGTTCACCTTGAACCATCAGATGGAAATCAAACTTGCGGTATATGACATTCAGGGTCGTCAAGTGGCGGAACTGTCGCAAGGTCGGTTGAATGCCGGTAAGTACAAGGTCACTTTCGACGCAAGCGATTTAACGAGCGGCGTTTACTTCGCACGTTTGACTGCGAATGGCGTGACTTCGACACGTAAGCTTACCCTACTGAAGTAA
- a CDS encoding prepilin peptidase: protein MTELPISFFISFAAIFGLIFGSFANVLIWRIPRSESIVKPGSHCTNCHHELSWYENIPVVSYILLRARCKSCHQSISFRYPLVEIITAIVSVWGVIAWQGDFGRQISAVLLAPLLIALTYIDIDHMELPDALVVAVGIVNIFGILFTGGKAMLPQFLSVAAVFLLLATIWRWLLHSTDAGSEPDKSDDLPEPTIKERWVWGGGALLLGVVALLGGLYGSMEISDWNALWGFFTGGGALLSLWGLFLFLQGREAVGLGDMKLMAVMGIVVGPGRILFAYIIGAICGIFVWLFLRLRRNHQTSQPFPFGPSLIIGSWIAWLHGEWLLQTYTKYLL from the coding sequence ATGACAGAACTCCCCATCAGTTTTTTTATCAGCTTTGCCGCAATTTTCGGATTGATTTTCGGCAGTTTTGCCAATGTATTAATTTGGCGGATTCCCCGGAGTGAGTCGATTGTGAAACCGGGGAGCCACTGCACTAATTGCCACCACGAGTTGTCGTGGTACGAAAACATTCCGGTTGTTTCTTATATTTTACTGCGTGCACGATGCAAGTCGTGTCACCAATCGATTTCGTTCCGCTACCCGTTGGTGGAGATTATTACTGCGATCGTTTCAGTGTGGGGAGTAATCGCGTGGCAAGGCGATTTTGGGAGGCAGATTAGCGCGGTACTATTAGCGCCGTTACTAATTGCACTGACTTATATTGATATCGATCACATGGAGTTGCCGGACGCGCTGGTTGTAGCCGTAGGAATCGTGAATATCTTCGGTATTCTGTTTACTGGGGGGAAAGCAATGTTGCCACAATTCCTATCAGTTGCAGCAGTCTTTCTTCTTTTGGCTACGATTTGGCGATGGCTCTTGCATTCGACGGATGCGGGCAGTGAGCCGGATAAATCCGACGATCTCCCGGAACCGACGATAAAAGAACGTTGGGTTTGGGGAGGTGGTGCATTACTCTTGGGGGTAGTAGCATTACTGGGTGGTTTGTATGGTTCAATGGAAATCTCCGACTGGAATGCCTTGTGGGGCTTTTTTACTGGTGGAGGTGCCCTACTTTCGCTTTGGGGCCTGTTCTTGTTCCTACAGGGCAGAGAAGCAGTAGGATTAGGGGATATGAAGTTAATGGCGGTTATGGGGATTGTTGTAGGACCCGGTAGAATCCTTTTTGCTTACATTATTGGGGCAATTTGTGGTATCTTTGTTTGGTTATTCCTGCGGTTACGTCGGAACCATCAAACATCCCAGCCATTTCCGTTTGGTCCTTCACTTATCATTGGTTCTTGGATCGCCTGGCTACATGGTGAATGGTTACTGCAAACCTATACAAAATATTTACTCTGA
- a CDS encoding type II secretion system F family protein → MPRYAYIVTDTDGARREDIIRAPSQHAAMTSLTKRGAKIVSLKEIRSYEVERLTVAEQIQLQLFKWRTRVPLKVVVFFTRQLSTMFSAGLTIERSISNLMVEEKNPKFRRVLADIANDLKKGMSLSDALAQHPGVFDGLYVATVKAGEISGSLHVALEQLSDYLEASAETRRKVVSALTYPILSIVFMFFIVTILIVFVVPQFAEVYAKFGAGLPGPTRLLVNVAQLVSSNFLPLAGLLIVVIVTGWIISKTERGSLVFDSIKLKLPVFGALIEYSTMNKFARTFGILMGSGVPVLESFTQVQRVVDNEVISRGITNIKRMVKDGFAISIALKKSGVFPSTLVQLVQTGEETGEMDKLLDKAAYFYEKQVDAMVERMTSLIEPMLIIVLGGVVTAILVAVYLPVFKLGRAIGRM, encoded by the coding sequence ATGCCCAGATACGCCTACATAGTTACGGATACCGATGGCGCTCGCCGCGAAGATATCATTCGCGCCCCGTCACAACACGCAGCAATGACGTCGCTGACCAAGCGTGGTGCGAAGATTGTCAGCCTCAAGGAAATCAGATCCTATGAAGTTGAACGATTGACGGTAGCGGAGCAGATACAGCTCCAGCTATTTAAGTGGCGAACCCGGGTACCCCTAAAAGTGGTGGTGTTTTTCACTCGTCAGTTATCGACGATGTTTAGCGCCGGTTTGACGATTGAACGTTCGATTTCTAATTTGATGGTGGAAGAGAAAAACCCGAAGTTTCGCCGGGTACTTGCTGACATCGCGAACGACCTGAAAAAAGGTATGTCGCTGTCGGATGCCTTAGCGCAACACCCAGGCGTTTTTGACGGGCTGTATGTTGCTACGGTAAAAGCGGGTGAAATTTCCGGTTCTCTGCACGTTGCATTAGAACAATTGTCAGATTATCTCGAAGCATCGGCGGAAACCAGACGTAAAGTTGTGTCAGCATTAACTTACCCAATCCTTTCGATCGTGTTCATGTTCTTCATTGTCACGATTTTGATTGTGTTCGTAGTGCCGCAGTTTGCGGAAGTTTACGCAAAATTCGGTGCGGGTCTGCCTGGACCGACCCGTTTGCTTGTCAATGTCGCACAGCTTGTTTCATCGAATTTCTTGCCGTTGGCTGGGTTGTTGATTGTCGTTATCGTTACGGGTTGGATTATATCGAAAACCGAGCGCGGTTCGTTGGTTTTCGACTCAATCAAGCTGAAACTTCCCGTGTTTGGCGCTCTGATCGAATACTCGACGATGAATAAGTTCGCTCGTACGTTTGGTATTCTAATGGGTTCCGGTGTTCCGGTACTCGAGTCGTTTACACAGGTGCAACGCGTTGTTGATAATGAAGTAATCAGCCGTGGTATTACCAACATTAAGCGGATGGTGAAAGACGGTTTTGCAATTTCGATTGCCCTTAAGAAATCGGGAGTCTTCCCGTCGACTTTGGTGCAGTTGGTTCAGACCGGTGAAGAAACCGGTGAAATGGATAAGTTGCTTGACAAAGCTGCCTACTTCTATGAAAAGCAGGTCGATGCGATGGTGGAACGTATGACTTCGTTGATCGAACCGATGTTGATCATCGTGTTGGGCGGCGTGGTTACTGCGATTCTGGTAGCTGTTTACTTGCCGGTATTCAAGCTCGGTCGCGCAATCGGCAGAATGTAA
- a CDS encoding ATPase, T2SS/T4P/T4SS family, with protein MFEQLGAILVREKLLSQDQLGKALAEQRNSRGKKIGEVLVHLGLVVEENITRGLAIQSGHDYYSADRLLEAKDAALQLVPEDFAKEHLVLPIKAENNTIVVAMADPDDISAEDGLRKLTGLRIVAVMSSETAIKAAVEQLYVRIRKQGEVKDTIGELQFFAEADSDDESLVDMTKAQSGEEDAPIVKLVNLIVAEALKERATDIHIEVQGERVAVRYRVDGVLLEVMSPPKASHPGIISRIKILSKLNIAERRLPQDGRFSIRSTEKEVDVRVSILPTVNGEKIVLRLLDKSSFSMDLTSLGFEEDQLKVFRRTIKQPYGMVIVSGPTGSGKSTTLYASLKDILSPDDNITTVEDPVEYQLSGINQVQIKEKIGLTFAATLRSILRQDPDKLLIGEIRDEETADIAVKFSLTGHIVFSTLHANDAPATITRLIDIGIPPFLVGSSLLLVMAQRLVRKICSHCKHDYTPDPYELEMLNITEEERKYTGSKFYRGTGCVHCRNTGYYGRVGIFELLRVTPRIRQMIFDNMNQEIIRQEALKEGLVSLRQSGIRKISQGVTTIHELLRVTSQEEH; from the coding sequence ATGTTTGAACAGCTGGGCGCGATTCTTGTACGCGAAAAACTGCTTTCGCAGGATCAATTAGGCAAAGCGCTTGCCGAGCAACGCAATTCGCGCGGCAAAAAAATCGGTGAGGTTTTAGTTCATCTCGGGTTGGTGGTGGAAGAAAACATCACTCGGGGATTAGCGATTCAGTCCGGTCACGACTATTATTCCGCAGATCGCTTACTGGAAGCAAAAGATGCCGCTTTGCAGCTCGTGCCGGAGGATTTTGCTAAAGAACATTTAGTATTGCCCATTAAAGCGGAAAACAACACTATCGTTGTCGCAATGGCCGATCCCGATGATATCTCAGCTGAGGATGGGCTCCGGAAACTCACTGGTTTGCGTATCGTTGCCGTGATGTCTTCGGAAACTGCGATTAAAGCGGCAGTCGAACAACTCTATGTCAGAATTCGCAAGCAGGGCGAAGTAAAAGACACAATCGGCGAACTGCAGTTTTTTGCCGAGGCCGACTCCGACGATGAATCATTAGTTGATATGACTAAAGCACAGTCGGGCGAAGAAGATGCGCCGATTGTCAAGCTTGTAAATTTAATTGTTGCCGAAGCGCTAAAAGAACGCGCTACCGATATCCACATCGAAGTACAAGGTGAGCGAGTAGCAGTTCGCTATCGTGTTGACGGGGTGTTGCTGGAAGTAATGTCACCGCCAAAAGCATCGCATCCCGGTATCATTTCACGTATCAAGATTCTGTCAAAACTGAATATTGCCGAGCGACGCTTACCGCAAGACGGTCGCTTCTCGATCAGATCGACCGAAAAAGAAGTCGACGTTCGTGTTTCGATTCTTCCAACGGTTAACGGCGAAAAAATCGTGTTACGTTTGCTCGATAAATCAAGTTTCTCGATGGATTTGACTTCACTCGGTTTTGAAGAAGACCAGTTGAAGGTGTTCCGTCGTACGATTAAGCAACCGTATGGAATGGTGATTGTGTCCGGTCCGACCGGCTCCGGTAAATCGACCACATTATATGCTTCACTGAAAGATATTTTATCGCCCGATGATAACATCACTACGGTTGAAGACCCGGTTGAATACCAACTTAGCGGTATTAATCAGGTGCAAATCAAAGAAAAGATCGGATTAACGTTTGCCGCAACATTGCGGTCGATACTTCGCCAAGACCCTGATAAATTGCTGATCGGTGAAATCCGCGACGAGGAAACCGCGGACATTGCTGTAAAATTTTCACTAACTGGTCACATTGTCTTTTCGACGTTGCACGCGAACGATGCGCCGGCGACGATTACCCGACTAATCGATATCGGTATTCCCCCGTTCTTGGTGGGTTCGTCTTTGTTGTTGGTGATGGCGCAACGACTTGTCCGAAAGATTTGTTCACATTGTAAACACGATTACACGCCCGATCCCTACGAATTGGAAATGCTGAACATTACCGAAGAAGAGCGTAAATACACTGGCAGTAAATTTTATCGTGGTACCGGATGTGTACATTGCCGTAATACTGGATATTATGGTCGAGTTGGCATTTTTGAACTGTTACGTGTTACACCGCGCATTCGTCAGATGATTTTCGACAATATGAATCAGGAAATCATTCGTCAGGAAGCACTCAAGGAAGGGCTTGTCTCTCTGCGACAGTCCGGTATCCGAAAGATTTCGCAAGGTGTAACGACGATTCATGAGTTGTTGCGAGTAACATCGCAAGAAGAACATTAG
- a CDS encoding SLBB domain-containing protein translates to MKQFLFSILLVGWCFVSPVFAQVDSAKGNTASQTQQVLFQEAFEGPVDPDKYILGPGDELAFIVSGTLEAVIPVVVGPEGIAQITTVGEVVLNGLTLTKANDQIVAIGRIKYPNATKVSLRLVRPRLFWVSISGAAEKTGRYVVSSLTRCSDLLELAGGAKFTEAIIDTTPDGRPIFPEQAIAALRGLPLIHQNGDTTSVDLELFHKCGDNAKNPVLSDGDMLYVPYWSSARGSVRINGAVYQPVTVRYTKGDRLRTILQIAGGIQPSAKGVVELVRIDNIGNRERLVFDETWYRSNDPGPELKPDDQVFVPFRLNLIPRGIVTVQGEVKFPGDYPVDEKSTKLSDVLQAAGGLTDRANSEEVSLVRRTLMMIPDPEYNRLFGLKREEMNWTEYEYLKAKRRDLEPKIVVDVAKLAANESEATKNVVLFDGDVVRVPRKIVTVKVLGQVTKPGLVVFESGKSFKYYIEQAGGYTFKAYTGKIRIIKAQSGQWLKAKSSTPIDVGDTIFIPEKPETDWWASYKDAMLVLSQLATLYLVYHTVTTG, encoded by the coding sequence ATGAAACAATTTCTCTTTTCCATCTTGTTAGTTGGTTGGTGTTTTGTTTCACCGGTCTTTGCCCAGGTGGATTCCGCCAAAGGCAATACTGCTTCGCAAACACAGCAAGTTCTGTTTCAAGAAGCATTTGAAGGTCCGGTTGACCCTGATAAGTATATCTTAGGACCTGGCGACGAATTAGCATTTATCGTTTCCGGCACCTTAGAGGCAGTAATTCCGGTCGTGGTCGGTCCGGAAGGTATTGCGCAAATCACTACGGTTGGCGAGGTCGTTCTCAACGGTTTGACGCTCACGAAAGCAAATGATCAAATTGTTGCCATCGGTCGGATCAAGTATCCGAATGCAACTAAAGTTTCATTGCGATTAGTTAGACCACGATTGTTTTGGGTATCGATATCCGGCGCCGCCGAAAAGACCGGACGTTACGTTGTATCGAGTTTGACGCGTTGCTCAGATTTATTGGAATTGGCGGGTGGCGCCAAGTTCACTGAAGCAATTATTGACACGACCCCCGATGGAAGACCGATTTTTCCCGAGCAAGCAATTGCTGCACTTCGGGGATTGCCCTTAATCCATCAAAACGGCGATACAACATCGGTTGATTTAGAGCTCTTTCACAAGTGCGGAGATAACGCAAAAAACCCGGTTCTCTCCGATGGCGACATGCTCTATGTACCCTATTGGTCAAGCGCTCGCGGATCGGTTCGTATAAATGGCGCGGTGTATCAACCGGTTACCGTCCGCTATACGAAAGGGGACCGACTACGAACAATATTGCAAATCGCGGGTGGTATCCAACCCAGTGCAAAGGGTGTTGTTGAGTTAGTTCGGATTGATAATATCGGAAATCGTGAGCGATTGGTTTTTGATGAAACATGGTATCGCTCTAATGATCCCGGTCCTGAGCTGAAACCCGACGACCAGGTGTTTGTTCCGTTTCGGCTTAACTTAATTCCTCGTGGTATTGTAACTGTGCAAGGGGAAGTTAAGTTTCCGGGTGATTACCCGGTCGATGAAAAATCCACCAAGCTTTCCGATGTGCTCCAAGCTGCTGGTGGTTTGACTGACCGGGCGAATTCGGAAGAAGTTTCGTTAGTTCGACGTACACTGATGATGATTCCCGATCCTGAGTATAATCGTCTTTTTGGTCTCAAGCGCGAAGAAATGAATTGGACCGAATACGAGTATTTAAAGGCAAAACGACGGGATTTAGAACCCAAAATTGTGGTCGACGTTGCGAAACTCGCGGCAAATGAGTCTGAAGCCACAAAAAATGTTGTGTTGTTCGATGGCGATGTTGTCCGAGTCCCGAGAAAAATTGTTACTGTAAAAGTATTGGGACAAGTAACGAAACCGGGCTTAGTGGTTTTTGAATCCGGCAAATCATTTAAATACTATATCGAACAAGCCGGTGGATATACTTTCAAAGCTTACACCGGTAAAATCCGGATTATCAAAGCACAATCCGGACAGTGGTTGAAAGCCAAATCTTCGACACCGATCGATGTTGGCGATACGATTTTTATCCCGGAAAAACCGGAAACCGATTGGTGGGCATCCTATAAAGATGCCATGTTAGTCCTTTCGCAGTTGGCTACTCTGTATTTGGTATATCATACCGTAACCACTGGGTAG
- the pilO gene encoding type 4a pilus biogenesis protein PilO, producing the protein MKKLIVAFVIAFGFGIGFWYHFTFKAPEIPRQLTAKAKQLRDLNEKLISSEILSRELDLVAKLVEQNLATSSQDSLADDANMPFMNFMTDLLRRSKIELIKLEPGKKISKPDYVRTPYVLIINASYRQFGDFVNTIEKSERLITVEDFDIDNDVKKVAQRVKGGASLSVRTIQLKVSTLTLIKKKTQTEVKGV; encoded by the coding sequence ATGAAAAAACTCATTGTCGCATTTGTTATCGCCTTCGGCTTCGGAATCGGTTTCTGGTATCACTTCACGTTTAAGGCACCGGAAATCCCGCGTCAGTTGACGGCAAAAGCTAAGCAGTTGCGCGACTTGAACGAAAAATTAATCTCGTCGGAAATTCTTTCCCGTGAACTCGATTTGGTTGCGAAACTAGTTGAACAAAATTTGGCAACCTCTTCGCAGGACAGTCTCGCGGACGACGCAAACATGCCGTTCATGAATTTTATGACCGATTTGCTTCGCCGCTCAAAAATCGAGCTGATCAAGTTGGAGCCGGGTAAGAAAATTTCCAAACCGGACTATGTGCGGACGCCATACGTATTGATCATTAACGCGAGTTATCGGCAATTCGGAGATTTCGTTAATACGATAGAGAAGTCTGAGCGCTTAATCACGGTCGAAGATTTCGATATCGATAACGATGTTAAGAAAGTTGCGCAGCGCGTCAAAGGCGGTGCTAGTCTTTCAGTCCGGACCATTCAGCTTAAGGTTTCGACTTTAACGCTGATTAAGAAGAAAACGCAGACGGAAGTGAAAGGAGTCTAA
- the pilM gene encoding type IV pilus assembly protein PilM — protein MSYKTSQRLGLDIGSHSIKLVSIEKTGTHFKLGVAKTIPLYGPGENYDSEGPKKSVVLPKLVEAFRELRIQPKRVKQLASCISGTNLAAKEIKTINLGEEEMASAMLSEARKHIPLDGSETVVDYQILGEDLQEPDKVRVLLAATSRKLYDIHLEVVRDLDLKPGIIDLESLAAINSWMLLNELPEEGVFCFLHVGARHTSLSVLGRRAMFFTREIPVAGNSFNEELIAKYGLNWSDAERTKLTEGMSPNLPMKKDESTSSISMEQRSALELMRDEINRSLRYYVKETGMSDIRQFHITGGGARLKGIGDYLNSKYNVPVIRWNPFEQIEGGDVVPVEEAPQYAAAVGLALRGD, from the coding sequence ATGTCCTATAAAACATCACAACGGTTAGGGCTGGATATCGGGTCGCACAGCATTAAGCTGGTTTCCATCGAGAAGACGGGAACCCATTTTAAGCTTGGTGTTGCAAAGACGATTCCACTCTACGGTCCCGGTGAGAACTACGATTCGGAGGGACCGAAAAAATCGGTGGTGCTGCCGAAGTTGGTCGAAGCGTTTCGTGAACTGCGAATCCAGCCGAAACGCGTCAAACAGCTTGCGTCTTGCATCAGCGGCACCAATCTTGCCGCGAAAGAAATCAAGACCATCAACCTCGGCGAGGAGGAAATGGCATCGGCGATGTTATCGGAAGCCCGGAAGCATATTCCGCTCGATGGTTCCGAAACCGTAGTCGATTATCAAATCCTCGGCGAGGATCTGCAGGAACCGGATAAAGTGCGCGTCCTTTTAGCCGCAACCAGTCGTAAGTTATACGACATCCATTTGGAAGTTGTACGTGACCTCGACCTGAAACCGGGTATTATCGATTTAGAGTCGCTTGCTGCTATCAATAGCTGGATGCTGCTCAACGAATTGCCGGAAGAAGGAGTGTTCTGCTTCCTGCACGTCGGTGCCCGTCATACCAGTCTTTCCGTTCTTGGTCGTCGCGCCATGTTCTTCACCCGTGAAATTCCCGTTGCCGGCAACTCTTTCAATGAGGAGCTTATCGCGAAGTACGGGTTGAATTGGTCCGATGCCGAACGGACGAAGCTAACGGAAGGAATGTCGCCGAATCTTCCCATGAAGAAAGACGAATCCACCAGTTCGATTTCGATGGAACAACGGTCCGCACTTGAGTTAATGCGTGACGAGATTAACCGGTCGCTTCGCTACTATGTGAAAGAAACCGGTATGAGTGATATCCGTCAATTCCATATCACCGGCGGCGGCGCCCGGCTCAAGGGAATTGGGGATTACCTCAACTCTAAATACAATGTCCCGGTAATCCGTTGGAATCCCTTTGAGCAGATTGAAGGGGGCGATGTAGTACCGGTGGAAGAAGCTCCGCAGTATGCGGCGGCGGTTGGTTTAGCTTTGCGCGGAGACTGA